The genomic stretch GACGCAATCGTAGGTCCGAAGGCGTCGGCTTTGGCCCTGTTGATCATCTGCCACGCGAAGAGGATCACGGTGCCGACGAACATGTCGATGGCGAAGTAGGACCCGATGTAGAACGGGATCGCCATGGCCATCGGCAGCGGGATGAACCTGGCGACCTTCTTCGGCACCAGGTCCCTGATCAGGTTCACGACGATGGCCGCAGCGAAGAAGATGTAGCAGAGGGTGAGGCAGTTCTTGGGGAGCGACGAGAAGCCGTCCACGCCGAGGATGGCCATGTTCCGGTACACGATGGCGTACGGCGCCAGGTACTCGTTGCCGCTGATGCCGATGTCGGTGAAGGCCTTGTAGAAGAGCCAGAAGACGCAGGGCGCGATGACG from Miscanthus floridulus cultivar M001 unplaced genomic scaffold, ASM1932011v1 fs_5_2_3, whole genome shotgun sequence encodes the following:
- the LOC136532376 gene encoding probable metal-nicotianamine transporter YSL12, translating into MFISQVIGTAMGCVIAPCVFWLFYKAFTDIGISGNEYLAPYAIVYRNMAILGVDGFSSLPKNCLTLCYIFFAAAIVVNLIRDLVPKKVARFIPLPMAMAIPFYIGSYFAIDMFVGTVILFAWQMINRAKADAFGPTIASGLICSDGIWTLPQSILALAKVKLPICMKFLSRSVNAQVDGFLEN